A single genomic interval of Planctomycetota bacterium harbors:
- a CDS encoding 4Fe-4S dicluster domain-containing protein, producing the protein MAKLSGGLDFPQGQPLRLPPPPEQLAAYPLQMYCPDRPEVITSQTVRRGQFLIEPLRHSDACYVSPITGTVRSVTPVDEDGGGGYRVLIEPPSGTVVTSLEVAPPRGRKLENWFAAMRQVGPWSDLDGGVGLIKQLDAARNRPVDRLICVGLDAFPPYPDRSSLLMSFPDDAVLGTLILADMLNVKQVVMLAGRVPAMLGRLRSSCKKYRLRLMVEPNRYPAAHPTTIAYTTRTARGAGPRFLPHGHNPVEQGLMMITPWTAIRVGRWFTLRRFDLVRPIFLARPDQAQPITGHFVMPGAPLASIAPELGEAHVMRERRVLRGDPMTGRPLGEPGVVPADHTLLTLLPAMTPREIRPCINCGLCLDVCPTQLDPVRMLKAAQKRRDDAWLWDQLPWCIDCGLCSYICPSAIPLAQTFAGVQQQVETSE; encoded by the coding sequence GTGGCGAAACTCTCAGGTGGGCTGGATTTTCCGCAAGGGCAACCGCTTCGGCTCCCGCCGCCGCCGGAGCAGTTGGCCGCCTATCCCTTGCAGATGTACTGCCCGGATCGCCCGGAGGTGATCACTTCCCAGACCGTCCGCCGCGGGCAGTTTCTCATCGAACCCCTCCGCCACAGCGACGCCTGCTACGTCAGTCCGATCACCGGGACCGTGCGATCGGTGACGCCGGTCGACGAGGACGGGGGCGGGGGGTATCGGGTGCTCATCGAGCCGCCGTCGGGGACGGTGGTCACGTCGCTGGAAGTCGCCCCGCCGCGCGGCCGCAAGCTCGAGAACTGGTTCGCCGCCATGCGTCAGGTCGGTCCCTGGTCCGATCTGGACGGCGGCGTCGGACTCATCAAGCAGCTCGACGCCGCTCGCAATCGCCCCGTCGATCGACTCATCTGCGTCGGCCTCGACGCCTTCCCGCCGTACCCCGATCGCTCGAGTCTGCTCATGAGCTTCCCCGACGACGCGGTGCTGGGCACGCTCATTCTCGCCGACATGCTCAACGTCAAACAAGTCGTCATGCTCGCCGGCCGCGTCCCCGCGATGCTCGGACGTCTTCGATCGAGCTGCAAAAAATATCGCCTGCGTCTGATGGTCGAACCCAACCGCTACCCGGCGGCGCACCCGACGACGATCGCCTACACGACGCGGACGGCGCGCGGCGCCGGGCCGCGCTTTTTGCCGCATGGACACAATCCGGTGGAGCAGGGGCTGATGATGATCACGCCCTGGACCGCCATCCGCGTCGGGCGCTGGTTCACGCTCCGCCGCTTCGATCTGGTGCGCCCGATCTTCCTGGCCCGGCCCGATCAGGCGCAGCCCATCACCGGACACTTCGTCATGCCCGGCGCCCCGTTGGCGTCGATCGCGCCGGAGCTGGGCGAGGCGCATGTCATGCGCGAGCGGCGCGTGCTGCGCGGCGACCCGATGACCGGCCGACCGCTGGGCGAGCCCGGCGTCGTGCCCGCCGATCACACGCTGCTGACCCTGCTGCCGGCGATGACCCCGCGCGAGATTCGGCCGTGCATCAACTGCGGGCTGTGTCTGGATGTGTGCCCGACGCAGCTTGACCCGGTGCGGATGCTCAAAGCCGCGCAGAAACGCCGCGACGACGCCTGGCTCTGGGATCAGCTTCCCTGGTGCATCGACTGCGGATTGTGCAGCTACATCTGCCCGTCGGCGATCCCCTTGGCGCAGACGTTCGCGGGCGTTCAGCAGCAGGTGGAAACAAGCGAATGA
- a CDS encoding trehalose utilization protein ThuA, with product MTIHVTIWNEYRHEKQDERVRAVYPNGMHAAIREGIEGLLGDGVSVRCATLDEPEHGLSESVLARTEVLIWWGHKAHNEVNDDIVARVHKRVLEGMGLIVLHSGHYSKIFKRLMGTGCGLRWREAGEMERVWVVDPSHPITDGLDACFELPHTEMYGEHFDIPAPDALVFISWYAGGEVFRSGCCWKRGKGRVFYFAPGHETYPIYFDPNIRRVIANAVCWARQSSSTPYRHDAVNIKEPPNPF from the coding sequence ATGACGATCCATGTCACGATCTGGAATGAGTACCGCCACGAAAAGCAGGACGAGCGCGTGCGTGCGGTCTATCCCAACGGCATGCACGCGGCGATCCGCGAGGGCATCGAAGGCCTGCTCGGCGACGGCGTCAGCGTGCGCTGCGCCACGCTCGACGAACCGGAGCACGGCCTGAGCGAATCCGTGCTCGCGAGGACCGAGGTGCTCATCTGGTGGGGCCACAAGGCGCACAACGAAGTCAACGACGACATCGTCGCGCGCGTGCACAAGCGCGTGCTCGAAGGCATGGGGCTGATCGTGCTGCACTCGGGACACTACTCGAAGATCTTCAAGCGGCTCATGGGCACCGGCTGCGGTCTACGATGGCGCGAGGCGGGGGAGATGGAGCGCGTATGGGTCGTCGATCCGTCGCATCCGATCACCGACGGGCTCGACGCCTGCTTCGAGCTGCCGCACACCGAAATGTACGGCGAGCACTTCGACATCCCCGCGCCCGATGCGCTGGTATTCATCAGTTGGTACGCCGGCGGCGAGGTGTTCCGCTCCGGCTGCTGCTGGAAGCGCGGCAAAGGCCGCGTGTTCTACTTCGCCCCGGGGCACGAGACGTATCCGATCTATTTCGATCCCAACATCCGCCGCGTCATCGCCAACGCCGTCTGCTGGGCGCGCCAATCGTCATCGACGCCGTATCGTCACGATGCGGTGAACATCAAGGAGCCGCCCAATCCATTTTGA
- a CDS encoding HAD hydrolase-like protein: MSKLVLFDLDGTMLSTQGAGMRAMARAGAGLFGDGFHFDGIVSAGGLDPLLFAAAAGRCGVELNDANHASFAEAYHRLLAEELAAGVRILPGVIELLDEMHRHAGITLGILTGNYARTTPVKLRAAGIDPDIFAVGAFGDDANTRPGMVPVALARYEKLHARPVLPNDVMLIGDTPKDIDAAKSNNCLAVGVATGPYSTAELLDAGADLALPDLADPTAIWELLGMSNPHQH, from the coding sequence ATGTCCAAACTCGTGCTCTTCGATCTCGACGGAACGATGCTCTCGACGCAAGGCGCCGGCATGCGCGCCATGGCGCGCGCCGGGGCCGGACTCTTCGGCGACGGTTTCCACTTCGACGGCATCGTCTCCGCCGGCGGACTCGACCCGCTCCTGTTCGCCGCCGCCGCCGGCCGCTGCGGCGTCGAACTCAATGACGCCAATCACGCCTCGTTCGCAGAGGCATACCATCGACTGCTCGCCGAAGAACTCGCCGCCGGCGTCCGCATTCTGCCCGGCGTCATCGAACTGCTCGACGAGATGCATCGCCACGCCGGCATCACCCTCGGCATCCTCACCGGCAACTACGCCCGCACCACCCCCGTCAAACTCCGAGCCGCCGGCATCGACCCCGACATCTTCGCCGTCGGCGCCTTCGGCGACGATGCGAACACGCGCCCCGGCATGGTCCCCGTCGCACTCGCCCGCTACGAAAAGCTCCACGCCCGCCCCGTGCTCCCCAATGATGTGATGCTCATCGGCGACACACCCAAGGACATCGACGCCGCCAAATCCAACAACTGCCTCGCCGTCGGCGTCGCCACCGGTCCCTACTCCACCGCCGAACTCCTCGACGCCGGCGCCGACCTCGCCCTCCCCGACCTCGCCGACCCGACGGCGATCTGGGAACTACTGGGCATGTCCAACCCGCACCAGCACTGA
- a CDS encoding aspartate ammonia-lyase, with amino-acid sequence MAKSTTRIEKDSMGEMTVPGEALYGASTQRAVLNFPVSGQPVPAEVIHAFGLLKAACADANRKLGTVKPRIAALIRAASMEVAAGKHDAHFPVDVFQTGSGTSTNMNANEVIANLCSLAAGKAIGSKDPVHPNDHVNYGQSSNDTFPTAMHIAAVLLLKDQLRPALTKLHKSLSAKAKKWDKIVKIGRTHLQDATPIRVGQEFSGYAAQVAYAIERTDQAITGMSELALGGTAVGTGLNTHPKFSGLVCDTLSKMTKVRFREARNHFEAQATRDAVVEASGMLKTIAVSFSKIANDIRWLGSGPRCGVGELILPAIQPGSSIMPGKVNPVICESVVQVACQVIGNDAAITYGGFGGVGSLIDLNVAMPMISRNLNESIKLLARAADVFRENLIDGLEVDRKRCAELIEQSLAMCTSLAPVIGYDNAAAIAKQAHKEGKTVRQVALEKGVLDPKKLDELLDPMSMTEPGVKEGVVAGG; translated from the coding sequence ATGGCCAAGTCCACGACGCGTATTGAGAAGGATTCGATGGGCGAGATGACGGTCCCGGGCGAGGCGCTCTATGGGGCGTCGACGCAGCGGGCGGTGCTCAACTTTCCGGTCAGCGGGCAGCCGGTGCCGGCGGAGGTGATTCACGCGTTCGGCCTGCTCAAGGCGGCGTGCGCCGATGCGAACAGGAAGCTGGGCACGGTCAAGCCGCGCATCGCGGCGCTGATCCGCGCGGCGTCGATGGAAGTCGCGGCGGGCAAGCACGACGCCCACTTCCCCGTCGACGTCTTTCAGACCGGCTCGGGCACATCGACGAACATGAACGCCAACGAAGTCATCGCCAACCTCTGCTCGCTGGCCGCGGGCAAGGCGATCGGGTCGAAAGACCCCGTGCATCCCAATGATCATGTCAACTACGGCCAGTCGTCCAACGACACGTTCCCGACGGCGATGCACATCGCGGCCGTGCTGCTTTTGAAGGATCAACTCCGCCCGGCGCTGACGAAGCTGCACAAGTCGCTTTCGGCGAAGGCGAAGAAGTGGGACAAGATCGTCAAGATCGGCCGAACGCATCTTCAGGACGCCACGCCGATCCGCGTCGGGCAGGAGTTCTCCGGTTACGCGGCTCAGGTCGCTTATGCGATTGAGCGCACCGATCAGGCGATCACGGGCATGAGCGAACTGGCGCTGGGCGGGACGGCCGTGGGCACCGGGCTCAACACGCATCCGAAATTCTCCGGACTGGTGTGCGACACGCTTTCGAAGATGACGAAGGTGCGCTTCCGCGAAGCGCGCAATCACTTTGAGGCGCAGGCGACGCGCGACGCGGTCGTCGAAGCGTCGGGCATGCTCAAGACGATCGCCGTCAGTTTCTCGAAGATCGCCAACGATATCCGCTGGCTCGGCTCGGGCCCCCGCTGCGGGGTCGGCGAGCTGATTCTCCCGGCGATTCAGCCCGGTTCGTCGATCATGCCCGGCAAGGTCAACCCCGTCATCTGCGAGTCGGTCGTGCAAGTCGCGTGTCAGGTCATCGGCAACGACGCGGCGATCACCTACGGCGGATTCGGCGGCGTCGGATCGCTGATCGATCTGAACGTGGCGATGCCGATGATCAGCCGGAACCTCAACGAGTCGATCAAACTGCTGGCCCGCGCGGCCGACGTCTTCCGTGAGAATCTCATCGACGGACTCGAAGTCGATCGCAAGCGGTGCGCGGAACTGATCGAGCAGTCGCTGGCGATGTGCACATCTCTGGCGCCGGTCATCGGGTACGACAACGCCGCGGCGATCGCCAAGCAGGCGCACAAGGAGGGCAAGACCGTGCGTCAGGTGGCGCTCGAGAAAGGCGTGCTGGATCCGAAGAAACTGGATGAGCTGCTTGATCCGATGTCGATGACGGAGCCGGGCGTGAAGGAAGGCGTCGTGGCGGGCGGTTGA
- the msrB gene encoding peptide-methionine (R)-S-oxide reductase MsrB gives MSDKVVRTEEEWQKVLTPEQYHVLREKGTERPFTNKYDEYFEPGAYACAACGQILFMSKTKFNSGCGWPAFYAAAAGDRVVLTPDNSYGMRRTEVTCARCGSHLGHIFDDAPQTPTGQRYCINSVSIKFIPESELKDYKPLPAGTVKSDAEKKP, from the coding sequence ATGTCGGACAAGGTGGTACGCACGGAAGAGGAATGGCAGAAGGTGCTCACGCCCGAGCAGTATCATGTGCTGCGGGAGAAGGGCACGGAGCGGCCGTTCACAAACAAGTATGACGAGTACTTCGAGCCGGGCGCGTATGCGTGCGCGGCTTGCGGGCAGATCCTTTTCATGTCCAAGACGAAGTTCAACAGCGGTTGCGGCTGGCCGGCGTTTTATGCAGCGGCGGCGGGCGATCGCGTGGTGCTCACGCCGGACAATTCGTACGGCATGCGCCGGACGGAAGTGACCTGCGCGCGATGCGGGTCGCACCTGGGACATATTTTCGACGACGCCCCGCAGACGCCGACGGGCCAGCGCTATTGCATCAACAGCGTGTCGATCAAGTTCATCCCCGAGTCGGAGCTGAAGGATTACAAACCGTTGCCGGCGGGGACCGTCAAATCGGACGCCGAAAAGAAGCCCTGA
- a CDS encoding NADP-specific glutamate dehydrogenase gives MGKSKAAGAASKEVKAFMQGLRKRNPYETEFQQAVEEFVETVMPFVQDHPVYQQAQILERMTEPDRIIIFRVTWEDDAGNIRANRAWRVQFNNSIGPYKGGMRFHPTVTQSVLKFLGFEQCFKNALTGLPMGGAKGGANFNPKGKSDREVMRFCQSLMIELHRHIGEDTDVPAGDIGVGGREIGYMFGQYKRLENRFTGTLTGKGLTFGGSLVRTEATGYGAVYFTENMLNHAGDSIKGKTVVISGSGNVATYAAEKAMQLGGKVVTMSDSDGSIHDPKGMTMEKLAFIKELKEVRRGRISEYADKYKCQYMEGKTPWGVKCEVAMPCATQNELDLEDAKALVKNGCRVVSEGANMPSTLDAARYFDEKRILYAPGKAANAGGVAVSGLEQSQNALRISWSREEVDERLHVIMKNIHEQCVRYGGGENEHINYVKGANIAGFKKVADAMLAYGVV, from the coding sequence ATGGGCAAGTCCAAGGCGGCGGGGGCGGCGTCGAAAGAGGTCAAGGCGTTCATGCAGGGCCTGCGCAAGCGCAATCCGTACGAGACGGAGTTTCAGCAGGCGGTCGAGGAATTCGTCGAGACGGTGATGCCGTTCGTGCAGGATCATCCGGTGTATCAGCAGGCGCAGATACTGGAGCGCATGACGGAGCCGGACCGGATCATTATTTTTCGCGTGACATGGGAGGACGATGCGGGGAACATCCGGGCGAATCGGGCGTGGCGCGTGCAGTTCAACAATTCGATCGGGCCTTACAAAGGGGGCATGCGGTTTCATCCGACGGTGACGCAGTCGGTGCTGAAGTTTCTGGGGTTTGAGCAATGTTTCAAGAATGCGCTGACGGGATTGCCGATGGGCGGGGCGAAGGGCGGGGCGAATTTCAACCCCAAGGGCAAGAGCGATCGGGAAGTCATGCGGTTCTGTCAGAGCTTGATGATCGAACTGCATCGGCACATCGGCGAGGACACCGACGTGCCTGCGGGGGACATCGGCGTGGGCGGGCGCGAGATCGGATACATGTTCGGGCAGTACAAGCGCCTCGAAAACCGCTTCACCGGCACGCTCACCGGCAAGGGGCTGACCTTCGGCGGATCGCTGGTGCGGACGGAGGCGACGGGTTACGGCGCGGTGTATTTCACGGAGAACATGCTCAATCACGCCGGCGACTCGATCAAGGGCAAGACCGTCGTCATCAGCGGGTCGGGCAATGTGGCGACATACGCGGCGGAGAAGGCGATGCAGCTCGGCGGCAAAGTCGTGACGATGTCCGACTCGGACGGGTCGATTCACGATCCGAAGGGCATGACGATGGAGAAACTCGCGTTCATCAAGGAATTGAAAGAGGTCCGTCGCGGGCGGATCAGTGAATATGCGGACAAGTACAAGTGCCAGTACATGGAGGGCAAGACACCCTGGGGCGTTAAGTGCGAGGTGGCGATGCCTTGCGCGACGCAGAATGAACTGGACCTGGAGGATGCGAAGGCGCTGGTGAAGAACGGGTGCCGGGTCGTGTCGGAAGGGGCGAACATGCCCAGCACGCTCGATGCGGCGCGGTACTTTGATGAGAAGCGGATTCTGTATGCGCCGGGGAAGGCGGCGAACGCGGGGGGTGTGGCGGTGTCGGGATTGGAGCAGTCGCAGAATGCGCTGCGCATTTCGTGGAGCCGGGAGGAAGTCGATGAGCGGCTTCACGTGATCATGAAGAACATTCACGAGCAATGCGTCCGCTACGGCGGCGGGGAGAACGAGCACATCAACTACGTCAAAGGCGCGAACATCGCGGGGTTCAAGAAGGTGGCGGATGCGATGTTGGCGTACGGGGTGGTTTGA
- a CDS encoding alpha/beta fold hydrolase — translation MSPRLVFYGGMFGGLIILLLLALGLLIAILTAAVMYVSTHPPRRTAGTAIAHGQPTDPAEAGARSYETITVKATDGVPIEVWLVEGERTEGPIIVMLHGWGDARIGELAWFDVLKGCASELVMFDQRGHGESKHARCTLGRAEAGDVLTIIEALRHHGRRGRIVLFGYSMGAIVAMRAAGMSTEIAGVIADSPYRYLAEAVRGMLRSNATPTWPMVELAQWLLGLSHEDTAAMAGRMAQRVLIMHGTHDAIAPLADARAIATAAGERATLVEFEEAGHLEAGCAHAAEYARAIASFVETRAQ, via the coding sequence ATGTCTCCCCGCCTTGTATTTTATGGGGGTATGTTCGGCGGACTGATCATTTTGCTGCTCCTGGCGCTGGGGCTGTTGATCGCGATACTCACGGCGGCGGTGATGTATGTGTCGACGCATCCGCCGCGTCGGACGGCGGGGACGGCCATCGCGCACGGTCAGCCAACGGACCCGGCGGAAGCGGGGGCGCGGTCGTATGAAACGATCACAGTGAAGGCGACCGACGGCGTGCCGATCGAAGTGTGGCTCGTCGAAGGCGAGCGGACGGAGGGGCCGATCATCGTGATGCTGCACGGCTGGGGCGATGCGCGGATCGGCGAGCTGGCGTGGTTCGATGTGCTTAAAGGATGCGCGAGCGAACTGGTCATGTTCGATCAGCGCGGACACGGGGAGTCGAAGCACGCTCGCTGCACGCTGGGCCGCGCGGAAGCGGGGGATGTGCTGACGATCATCGAGGCGCTGCGTCATCACGGTCGCCGGGGGCGCATCGTCTTGTTCGGCTACTCGATGGGCGCGATCGTGGCGATGCGTGCGGCGGGGATGTCCACCGAGATCGCCGGGGTGATCGCCGACTCGCCGTATCGTTATCTTGCCGAAGCGGTGCGCGGGATGCTGCGGTCGAACGCGACGCCGACGTGGCCGATGGTGGAATTGGCGCAGTGGCTATTGGGTTTGTCGCATGAGGACACGGCGGCGATGGCGGGGCGGATGGCGCAGCGGGTGCTGATTATGCATGGGACGCACGACGCGATCGCGCCGCTCGCCGATGCGCGGGCGATCGCCACGGCGGCGGGGGAGCGGGCGACGCTTGTCGAATTCGAGGAAGCGGGGCACTTGGAGGCGGGCTGCGCCCATGCGGCGGAGTACGCCCGGGCGATCGCGTCCTTTGTTGAGACACGGGCGCAATAA
- a CDS encoding BolA/IbaG family iron-sulfur metabolism protein, whose protein sequence is MNQSTPEKIRRRLTEALHPTSLDIEDQSHLHAGHAGARESGGGHYVVTLASPAFEGKSRMQKHQMVYAALGEMMQREIHALSIRVE, encoded by the coding sequence ATGAATCAGAGCACGCCCGAAAAAATCCGCCGCCGGCTCACCGAGGCGCTGCATCCGACGTCGCTCGACATCGAAGATCAGAGTCATCTGCATGCCGGTCACGCCGGGGCGCGCGAATCGGGGGGCGGACATTATGTCGTGACGCTTGCGTCGCCGGCGTTTGAGGGCAAGTCGCGGATGCAGAAACATCAGATGGTGTACGCGGCGCTGGGCGAGATGATGCAGCGGGAGATTCATGCGCTGAGCATTCGGGTGGAGTGA
- a CDS encoding AMP-binding protein, with protein MREAIALYTILWPILRRAMVHPLRTAVIDDLRTWRYIDLVGGAMHLAEKIETRSGATRIGVMLPTSGAFAMATLAAWILGRVVVPINYLLGDEERQYIIDNAELDLVITAGPMLEFLGKRPENVTLLQLDKLRFEGVPPLRLPAIAGADDVAVILYTSGTSGKPKGVMLTHRNFRSNIEDCAKRIELTSADCFLGVLPQFHSFGLTGLTLLPLAVGSRVVYTARFVPKKMIELIRKHKPDIFMAIPSMYGALMSVKDAGPDDMRSIKLAVSGGEPLPRDIADRFRERFDLPIREGYGLTETSPVVSLNTLTHHRDGSVGKLLARNSVKILDERGRDLPVNAEGEVAIAGPNIMAGYFKLPNLTAQVIRDDGYFLTGDWGKMDDEGFLYITGRKKEMLIIAGENVFPREIEEVLNRHPSVRESAVVGRMDPMRGEVPVAFVELEEDAGFDEPALRQFCREHLAGFKVPREIRHIDKLPRNAMGKVLRRALREHL; from the coding sequence ATGCGTGAGGCGATCGCCTTGTACACGATTCTCTGGCCCATCCTCCGCCGCGCGATGGTTCATCCGCTGCGCACCGCGGTCATCGACGACCTGCGCACCTGGCGCTACATCGACCTCGTCGGCGGGGCGATGCACCTGGCGGAGAAGATCGAAACGCGCTCCGGCGCAACGCGCATCGGCGTGATGCTGCCGACGAGCGGAGCGTTCGCGATGGCGACCCTCGCCGCTTGGATCCTCGGGCGCGTCGTCGTGCCCATCAACTACCTCCTCGGCGACGAGGAGCGGCAATACATCATCGACAACGCCGAGCTGGACCTGGTCATCACCGCCGGCCCGATGCTCGAATTCCTCGGAAAACGACCGGAAAATGTGACGCTTCTTCAACTCGACAAGCTGCGCTTCGAGGGCGTGCCCCCGCTGCGGCTCCCGGCGATCGCGGGGGCGGACGACGTGGCGGTGATTCTCTACACATCGGGCACGAGCGGCAAACCCAAGGGCGTCATGCTCACGCATCGCAACTTCCGCTCCAACATCGAAGACTGCGCCAAGCGCATCGAACTCACCAGCGCCGATTGTTTCCTCGGCGTTTTGCCGCAGTTTCACAGTTTCGGGCTCACGGGGCTGACGCTTCTGCCATTGGCGGTCGGATCGCGCGTCGTGTACACCGCGCGTTTCGTGCCCAAGAAGATGATCGAGCTCATTCGCAAGCACAAGCCGGACATCTTCATGGCGATCCCGTCGATGTACGGCGCGCTGATGAGCGTCAAGGACGCCGGGCCGGACGACATGCGTTCGATCAAGCTGGCGGTGAGCGGGGGCGAACCTTTGCCGCGCGACATCGCCGACCGCTTCCGCGAGCGCTTCGATCTGCCGATCCGCGAAGGGTACGGGCTCACCGAAACGTCGCCCGTCGTCTCGCTCAACACGCTCACCCATCACCGCGACGGCTCCGTCGGCAAACTGCTGGCGCGCAACAGCGTGAAGATTCTCGATGAGCGGGGGCGCGACTTGCCGGTCAATGCGGAGGGCGAAGTGGCGATCGCCGGGCCGAACATCATGGCCGGTTACTTCAAGCTGCCCAACCTGACCGCGCAGGTCATCCGTGACGACGGCTACTTCCTCACTGGCGACTGGGGCAAGATGGACGACGAGGGCTTCCTCTACATCACCGGTCGCAAGAAGGAAATGCTCATCATCGCCGGGGAAAACGTCTTCCCGCGCGAGATCGAGGAAGTGCTCAATCGTCATCCGAGCGTGCGCGAGTCGGCGGTGGTCGGACGCATGGACCCGATGCGCGGCGAAGTGCCGGTGGCGTTCGTCGAATTGGAAGAGGATGCAGGTTTCGACGAGCCGGCGCTGCGGCAATTCTGTCGCGAGCATCTGGCGGGCTTCAAGGTGCCGCGCGAGATTCGGCATATCGATAAACTGCCGCGCAATGCGATGGGCAAAGTCCTGCGTCGCGCCCTGCGCGAGCACCTATGA
- a CDS encoding metalloregulator ArsR/SmtB family transcription factor, whose product MLNMSRPLLKPADRVDVFRGVSHPLRRRVLVMLRQRDCTVGELLAAFKVRMPTLSGHLSILRETGLVTQRTSGPHRIYRLKPGVLDRIERWLESFRA is encoded by the coding sequence ATGCTAAATATGAGCAGACCACTTCTCAAACCGGCGGATCGGGTCGATGTGTTTCGGGGCGTGTCGCATCCGTTGCGGCGGCGGGTGCTGGTGATGCTTCGTCAGCGTGACTGCACGGTCGGCGAGTTGCTCGCGGCCTTCAAGGTGCGCATGCCCACGCTCTCGGGGCATCTTTCGATCCTCCGCGAGACCGGGCTGGTCACGCAACGCACCAGCGGGCCGCATCGCATTTATCGCCTCAAACCGGGCGTGCTCGATCGCATCGAACGGTGGCTCGAATCGTTCCGCGCATGA
- a CDS encoding TIM barrel protein, producing the protein MATLATVATFGFPDFDPPIILDLYRRLGCTHCQYYRNEQNQPPIQFIKDACAGADLIIDSIHGVFGDNYDPSSPDEDRRSSSIETYREEAELAIELGGPMIVVHPSPLAPVNVVPPAAELEARRESLLRSLYELAEIGSDMDVVFLLENMPPRSYMGTDPVELAKMLREVDSPHMRMCFDTGHAHVTGTVADRLAACADVIDYLHIHDNDGKEDTHLMPGDGTTDWPALTAVLEKQNINVSAMLEVFYLRDKLEALTRGDLPAKLAKWIAVNSARAI; encoded by the coding sequence ATGGCAACACTCGCCACGGTGGCGACTTTCGGTTTCCCGGATTTCGATCCGCCGATCATTCTCGATCTGTACCGGCGGCTCGGCTGCACGCATTGCCAGTATTACCGCAATGAGCAGAATCAGCCGCCGATCCAGTTCATCAAGGACGCCTGCGCCGGCGCCGATCTGATCATCGATTCGATCCACGGCGTGTTCGGCGACAACTACGATCCGTCGAGCCCTGACGAAGACCGGCGCTCCTCGAGCATCGAGACCTACCGCGAGGAAGCGGAGCTGGCGATCGAGTTGGGCGGGCCGATGATCGTGGTGCATCCTTCGCCGCTGGCGCCGGTGAATGTCGTCCCCCCCGCCGCCGAGCTTGAAGCCCGGCGTGAGTCGCTGCTGCGCAGTCTCTACGAACTGGCGGAGATCGGGTCGGACATGGACGTCGTGTTCCTTCTGGAAAATATGCCCCCGCGTTCGTACATGGGGACCGACCCGGTGGAGCTTGCGAAGATGCTGCGCGAAGTCGACTCGCCGCACATGCGCATGTGTTTCGACACCGGCCACGCCCATGTGACCGGCACCGTCGCCGACCGCCTCGCCGCCTGCGCCGACGTCATCGACTACCTGCATATCCACGACAACGACGGCAAGGAAGACACCCATCTCATGCCCGGCGACGGCACCACCGACTGGCCCGCCCTCACCGCCGTCCTCGAAAAGCAAAACATCAACGTCAGCGCCATGCTCGAAGTCTTCTACCTCCGCGACAAACTCGAAGCCCTGACCCGCGGCGACCTCCCGGCGAAACTCGCCAAATGGATCGCCGTCAACAGCGCCCGAGCGATTTGA
- a CDS encoding Hsp20 family protein: protein MYPVLRRKGNGRLAWADPFEPIQREFDSMLGRFFGDADTQTSLVGAYPVDIHEDENHIYVSAELPGFKKDEVDVTLEAGVLTIRGERKSEETKGTEHLSERRFTRVQRAFTMPTSVDEAKVDAHLVDGVLKITLDKREEVKPRKIEVK from the coding sequence ATGTACCCTGTTCTGCGACGTAAAGGCAATGGTCGACTGGCGTGGGCGGATCCGTTCGAACCGATTCAGCGGGAGTTCGACTCGATGCTCGGGCGGTTCTTCGGCGATGCGGACACGCAAACGAGTCTCGTGGGCGCGTATCCGGTGGACATTCACGAAGATGAGAACCACATCTACGTCAGCGCCGAGCTGCCGGGCTTCAAGAAGGACGAAGTCGATGTGACGCTTGAAGCGGGCGTGCTGACGATCCGCGGCGAGCGCAAGAGCGAAGAGACCAAGGGCACGGAACACCTGAGCGAGCGGCGATTCACCCGCGTGCAGCGCGCCTTCACGATGCCGACAAGCGTCGATGAAGCGAAGGTGGATGCACACCTGGTCGATGGCGTATTGAAGATCACGCTCGACAAGCGCGAGGAGGTCAAGCCGCGCAAGATCGAAGTCAAGTAA
- a CDS encoding 4Fe-4S dicluster domain-containing protein, which translates to MNQRGADACDEIAGRIVPVVDARRCENKGACALVCPYDVFEIRTVEAERLRELGWMTRLKIRFHGGKQAAVARPGECHACGLCAAACPEKAIRLVKVNDPNAGV; encoded by the coding sequence ATGAACCAGCGCGGCGCGGATGCATGTGACGAAATCGCGGGGCGGATTGTGCCCGTGGTCGATGCGCGGCGGTGCGAGAACAAGGGGGCGTGCGCCCTAGTGTGTCCGTATGACGTGTTTGAGATTCGCACGGTGGAGGCGGAGCGGCTGCGCGAATTGGGGTGGATGACACGATTGAAAATTCGATTTCATGGGGGCAAGCAGGCGGCGGTGGCCCGGCCGGGGGAGTGTCATGCGTGCGGCTTGTGCGCGGCGGCGTGCCCGGAGAAGGCGATTCGGTTGGTCAAAGTCAATGACCCGAACGCGGGGGTATAA